A segment of the Trifolium pratense cultivar HEN17-A07 linkage group LG7, ARS_RC_1.1, whole genome shotgun sequence genome:
AATTTTCTATAGTGTAATATATTCTCATCAGCACTTTTCACATAACACTTGTGTTGTTTTTGTATGCCATTATGAGATAAacaaaattgatctcaagtcATGATCACTTCGATTAACAAAGTTTATGACAATGTCATGTTATTATAAGAAACGAAGCAATATTGCACTGCATTGGTAAGCTTTACAATATTGGACCTATAGTAGTAGTGTTGGACATTCAACATTGCACACCATCCCATCCTCAAACGAGAAACCTCAAAAAGGTTCCACCTCGCCATCATCTTCCTGCTCCATTTTGTCTCAAGAAACATTCAAAAACTTATCATAAGCATTTTGTTTCACAGTATTCTGATAATGAATAGTGTACAACAATTTCTCTTgcaattaattataaaaacaaatcaaaaaatGGAAATTGACGTGGCTTGGTGGTTGTGCCATAATATCAGAAAACTTATCATAATTTGTTCTGAATAGAAACTTCCTTCTTACTTTACTGCGCCAAAAGCACTGTAGCCAcagccaaaagaaaaaaaactttaaatgtaatttttatatttaaatttattgtacAATTCACTTTTACCTGTATGTATTTAAATTCACAactatcaaaataaatatagtagCAATCCATAAATCATAACTCAACCTATAAATGTTGAAATTGTTAATATTATATGACGAAAATCCGAACCTCAATTCAGAAgaacaggaaaaaaaattaagatatacTCCCATTGGCAGCCATTTGGTACTAGCCAGTAGTCACACTCGGGAATGGCGCCAATGAGCGAGACCGATTCTTGGATTAAATTGTTTCGTGTTCCTCACATGAGAGATCTCGGTGTTATCCTTctgtttttgcactttatctTTCTGAGGATGACAAAGTGCTACTGGATACTCAGTTGAACTTGGTTGTTTACAATTCTAAAGATGGTACTTTTAAGGATCCCTTTATTCAAAACACCAATAATGGTTGGATTTGGCTGGACTCAGAAGTCTATCACGAGAGTTTGATATCACCTCGTTTTTAAAAAGTAGTATATATGTTTTAAAAAGTAGTCTATCTGTAATTGTTATTCTAGAATCTTCTCCATCATTTCTCCATCCCAATGGTAAATATGTTTCCTCTCTTTCTTTCACTgattttttcctgtttttttttttaattatctttcaATGGCTTTCTGTGTGCTGGTTGCATTTCATACTATAACACTACTTTCATCCTAAATGTGAACCTTATTGTAACTAGGTTCAATAGCTGAAACTGTCATTTTATTCCCATGAAtatatttattcacttttacCTTTTGCAAATTGTGTCGACTGCTACTTGAATTAGTGGTGATTGATTTGCTTCGATTgattattcttttttaattcGGTTATCTCAATTCCTTTAATGTTTGTTGAGGTTAAACTTCTATGGTGTTTATTCATGTTGAATGCACTTGTGTTGGATACAATAGTTATACCTGTTTCTTAGCTGCAAAAACTAAACTTTTAGTTTTGGATGCCAATAGGACTTAAAATGTTATGTGCTCAGTTGGGATCTCTGCTTGAAAACACATTATATTAAGTTTATTTACTCAGAGACCTGGAATTTTCTGAGAAAAAATTTGGATGCTATTTCAATGGGATTGGATACATGTTTAGCTTTATGCTTACAGAATTCCATcaagaaatttaaaatagaaattgagtatctttaatttttttcataagctttGATAATAATAGATTAGTTATTTAGGACAAAGTTTATAATATAATTGGCTTTTTTATTCTCCTTAATAATTGactttacttttctttttttcttcaagaaTCTACTTTAACAAAcctagaaaaaaataaagaatattcattatttatttgatattcTAATACTTTTCTTTTCGTATAATGTATAGATATTTGCtttatttgaaaattacatttcaaatagatttttaaGTTTTCCATCTTTAaaacagttttaaaaaatagaattgtcaaacaactttttattttaatttttcttagaTATAGTTTCTGGATTTTTCAAGAGAAACACGAAAGAGTTGGAGTCGAGAAAATGGATCTGAATTTACTTCAAATTTTAGAATTCAAACACTTTATAAGTTATTTAGAATGCAAGAGAGTGAATTTGAACACCTAAGAGGTATAGagaaagaaattttaaaaatgattacaTTTTCTACGCAAATGACTCTGAAGCACAAACACCTAACATGTTATAGATATCGACACGTTCACACACCGataataattaagaaaataacatGATTCAATATAGTATTGTAAGTGTTAGTATCGTATCGATGTTGGACACCATTATGCGACCTCAAGATATGTCTAATCTAAAAAGTGTTTGCGCTTCATTGATGAAAGCTAAGCTAATCAAACTAGTAATCTCAAAGTAATTTGTCTCAAAAGTTTTGGTTGCTCAACTTTTTATCCTCTACTAGCGCACGCCTACCTGTATCTAACTTATGTACAAGAAAAaagatatgtcttatgttatggtcaatttgttaataaaagatttttgctgctaaaacaAAATATGTGCTTTATGTtatgtgagtttgttaataaaagatttttgttgctactaaaaaaagcatgggtattgttggtattatgaaaagtgtACACCAAATCCCAtgtattatctttatatatagtatagatgaaaaaatcattaaaaaaaataaaagaaaaagagaggtAGTTAAAGAAAGTTAAGGACaattatgaaataataaaaaaatcatataaaaaattaaggacAATCATAGAATAATGAAAAATTGATCCCAAACTCAAGTATTCTTTTTGTATACTACCCCGTCTAAAAATAATTGTTACATTTTAACTATGTGCACTATTTATATAAGCTactttgaccgtatttttttttaataatatctaaagataaatattagcatacAAATCTTGTTAGATTTGTTTGGATGAAtactatcaaaatatcattttttttcttcataattttaaataataaactaCTAAAATATTAACCATTAAAATTATGTATCGGCAACAATGAAGCTTAGCAAACTCAAACCCCCAAACACAGCTTTACATTTGAGATAATATCTTGTATTTCTTCATTTGTTCTTTTCCACTACTCTACTAGCAAGCCACACTCACGAAGGAATGGCGCCACCGCCAAGTAGCGACGCCGATGAACCAAGTGACGTCACTTCGTCCGATCCACTAACGGAGGATACAACCGCCACCAAGAAGCGGAGTTTGAACTCCTCCACCGCCGGAACCCTAACATTACCATCTTCCTCTTCAAATACTCCGGAAGATTCCCTTCACATACCACTACTTCCCAATCTTCCATTCGAGCTCATCATAGAAATCCTCTGCAGACTTCCGGTGAAATCCCTGATGCAATTCCAATGCGTCCACAAATCCTGGAAATCTCTAATCTCCGATCGCCAATTTGCCAAAAAACACCTTCGCATGTCGACAAAGGATCATCACCACCTCATCACAACTTTGGCTAATTCGGAACGGGACGGGTTCAGCTACAATGATTACCCTCTCACCTCTCTCTTCAAACAAGTCACCACCACCGCCATGCAACTAGAGCACCTTCTAACAAATGGTGGATACCGttttgatcacatagttggctctTGTCATGGCATTCTCTGCATTGCAATCGGTCCCGGTTCAGTTCTTTTGTGGAACCCTTCCATTCGGAAATTTACCAAATTGCCCTGTTTGGACGAGACTCCACGTCCGGAGCATGACTATCAATTTTCATTTGGCTATGATCATTCCAGTGACAGTTATAAGGTTGTTGTTTCGTTGTACAATGCAATTGTTTTTATTAATGGTAACAGGGTTTTTAATCCTCTAGTAAAGGTTCATACTTTAGGTACCAATTCTTGGAGAACCATTCAAGACTTCCCTTCTGGTTTGGTACGCGAAGATTCGTTGCTGGGAAAATTTGTTTGTGGAACTATTAATTGGTTAGCACTTAAAATTCAGACTCCTCCATGGATCATTATTTCTCTTGATTTGGAGATGGAATCTTATCAAGAGATTGTGCAGCCTGATTATGGAGGCGAAACCACCTTGACTTCTTTAAAATTAGGAGTGTTGAGGGATTGCTTATGCATATTTTCTCGTAGTAGTGATACGTTTACAGATATTTGGCTTATGaaggaatatagaaataaagaATCTTGGATCAAATTATTCCGTGTTCCTGACATAAGAAATATTGGTTATTTTCCTTCTGTTTGTGCACTTTATGTTTCTGAGGATGATCAAGTGCTACTGGAGATTAAGTCGCAATATACTGATGGTGTTTCAATGCCACTGGATATTCAGTCAAAATTGATTGTTTATAATTCCAGAGATGATACTTTTAAGGATCTCAATATTCAAAACACCAATGGTGTGAAACTGGCAGGTGCACAAGTCTACCATGAAAGTTTGATATCACCGTGTTTTTAAATGATGATATGTATGTTAGATGCTATGTTATGCCACTTATGTGTATCAAGAATTTGTCAACTGGATTCTTCAACTCGTAATTGCAACTTCTATTTTCATTTCCATTTGTGTAATGTATTTTATGTTTACCGGTTACTTCTTGGTTTATTGTATAATTACTGGTCGATGGAATTTGCAGCATGAGAAATTGCAATATTTGGTGTAATATAT
Coding sequences within it:
- the LOC123897374 gene encoding F-box/kelch-repeat protein At3g23880-like isoform X2; translation: MAPPPSSDADEPSDVTSSDPLTEDTTATKKRSLNSSTAGTLTLPSSSSNTPEDSLHIPLLPNLPFELIIEILCRLPVKSLMQFQCVHKSWKSLISDRQFAKKHLRMSTKDHHHLITTLANSERDGFSYNDYPLTSLFKQVTTTAMQLEHLLTNGGYRFDHIVGSCHGILCIAIGPGSVLLWNPSIRKFTKLPCLDETPRPEHDYQFSFGYDHSSDSYKVVVSLYNAIVFINGNRVFNPLVKVHTLGTNSWRTIQDFPSGLVREDSLLGKFVCGTINWLALKIQTPPWIIISLDLEMESYQEIVQPDYGGETTLTSLKLGVLRDCLCIFSRSSDTFTDIWLMKEYRNKESWIKLFRVPDIRDLDSFPYVYPLYVSEDDQVLLQIESELFVYNSRDSTFKDLNIRNTNGVTGTTVYHESLISPCF
- the LOC123897374 gene encoding F-box/kelch-repeat protein At3g23880-like isoform X1; protein product: MAPPPSSDADEPSDVTSSDPLTEDTTATKKRSLNSSTAGTLTLPSSSSNTPEDSLHIPLLPNLPFELIIEILCRLPVKSLMQFQCVHKSWKSLISDRQFAKKHLRMSTKDHHHLITTLANSERDGFSYNDYPLTSLFKQVTTTAMQLEHLLTNGGYRFDHIVGSCHGILCIAIGPGSVLLWNPSIRKFTKLPCLDETPRPEHDYQFSFGYDHSSDSYKVVVSLYNAIVFINGNRVFNPLVKVHTLGTNSWRTIQDFPSGLVREDSLLGKFVCGTINWLALKIQTPPWIIISLDLEMESYQEIVQPDYGGETTLTSLKLGVLRDCLCIFSRSSDTFTDIWLMKEYRNKESWIKLFRVPDIRNIGYFPSVCALYVSEDDQVLLEIKSQYTDGVSMPLDIQSKLIVYNSRDDTFKDLNIQNTNGVKLAGAQVYHESLISPCF